One Phoenix dactylifera cultivar Barhee BC4 unplaced genomic scaffold, palm_55x_up_171113_PBpolish2nd_filt_p 000026F, whole genome shotgun sequence genomic window carries:
- the LOC103712339 gene encoding UPF0603 protein OsI_019212, chloroplastic produces METIFSPSSTPLLNPKPLLFKSPSQQLQASLTPTKSITSGLRKTSSPPPTQKSWISHLHHGLAAAALSLAINFCPVPSLDSPAIASEFDVLNDGPPTESYVVDDAGVLSRVTKSDLKQLLSDLESRKNLQINFITLRKLTSKADAFEYADQVLEKWYPTIEEGNNKGIVILVTSQKEGAITGGPAFIQAVGDTILDATVSENLPVLATEEKYNEAMLSTAKRLVAAVDGLPDPGGPKFQENKRESNFKTREETEEKRGQFSLVVGGLLVIAFVVPMAQYYAYVSKK; encoded by the exons aTGGAAACCATCTTCTCTCCCTCCTCCACTCCACTTCTCAATCCCAAACCCCTTCTCTTCAAGTCCCCCTCTCAACAGCTCCAAGCTTCTTTAACACCCACCAAGTCCATCACTTCAGGCCTTAGAAAGACATCTTCTCCACCTCCCACCCAAAAGAGCTGGATCTCCCACCTCCACCATGGACTGGCCGCCGCTGCCCTCTCGCTGGCCATCAACTTCTGCCCAGTTCCATCCCTTGACTCCCCGGCGATTGCGTCAGAGTTTGACGTGCTCAATGACGGCCCACCGACAGAATCATATGTTGTTGATGATGCGGGTGTACTAAGCCGAGTCACCAAATCTGATCTGAAGCAGCTCCTATCCGATTTGGAGTCGAGGAAGAATCTACAAATCAATTTCATCACACTTCGCAAGCTTACA AGCAAAGCAGATGCTTTTGAGTATGCTGATCAGGTGTTGGAGAAATGGTACCCCACAATTGAAGAAGGTAATAACAAGGGAATAGTTATCCTGGTTACCAGTCAAAAAGAAGGAGCAATCACAGGTGGACCTGCATTCATCCAAGCTGTTGGAGATACTATTCTTGATGCTACTGTATCTGAAAACCTTCCAG TGCTGGCTACAGAGGAGAAGTACAATGAAGCTATGCTTAGTACTGCCAAACGCCTAGTTGCTGCTGTTGATGGGTTGCCAGATCCTGGAGGACCgaagttccaagaaaacaaGCGTGAATCCAACTTCAAGACCAGGGAAGAGACTGAAGAGAAACGGGGACAATTTAGCCTTGTAGTTGGAGGCTTACTAGTGATTGCTTTTGTGGTTCCCATGGCACAATACTATGCCTATGTCTCGAAGAAGTAG
- the LOC103712340 gene encoding uncharacterized protein LOC103712340 isoform X2 — MAFPFVFHLFSTILWSRRYKHKEIKSSCNHDYKAGLSYYGDKAKPKAFAARFASPDRSEVLSVVIRPSNQLKINFLEAKDITDLGTLKEAAKIFVPGGANLYTARTIKVKEDESLRTYYFYEFGVDAQHVALVAAVNSGKAYIAGAAAPQTKWEDDGIKLRSAAISLSII; from the exons ATGGCTTTTCCATTCGTGTTCCACCTCTTTTCGACGATATTATGGAGCCGGAGGTATAAACATAAAGAAATTAAAAGCTCTTGTAACCAT GACTACAAAGCTGGATTGTCATATTATGGTGATAAAGCAAAACCGAAGGCATTTGCGGCTCGTTTTGCATCTCCAGACAG ATCAGAAGTTCTAAGTGTGGTGATCCGGCCATCCAATCAGCTAAAGATCAATTTCTTAGAG GCCAAAGATATTACAGATTTAGGCACTCTCAAGGAGGCAGCAAAGATATTTGTTCCTG GTGGTGCAAATTTGTACACTGCCCGCACGATAAAAGTCAAGGAAGATGAAAGTCTAAG GACTTACTACTTCTATGAGTTTGGTGTTGATGCACAGCATGTTGCTTTAGTGGCTGCTGTTAACAGTGGCAAG GCATACATAGCTGGTGCTGCTGCTCCACAGACAAAATGGGAAGATGATGGCATCAAGCTAAGATCTGCTGCTATATCTTTATCGATTATATAG
- the LOC103712340 gene encoding uncharacterized protein LOC103712340 isoform X1: MAVHLLLTSPPKPPPQNPNSNPNPKFGPKSFPRSISRREVSIQALTMSIVSLTSWVSVPIALSASLETATPPRKPSLSGISNTKSWNQFFGDGFSIRVPPLFDDIMEPEDYKAGLSYYGDKAKPKAFAARFASPDRSEVLSVVIRPSNQLKINFLEAKDITDLGTLKEAAKIFVPGGANLYTARTIKVKEDESLRTYYFYEFGVDAQHVALVAAVNSGKAYIAGAAAPQTKWEDDGIKLRSAAISLSII; this comes from the exons ATGGCCGTTCATCTCCTCCTCACTTCCCCTCCAAAACCACCTCCTCAAAACCCTAactctaaccctaaccctaaattTGGCCCTAAATCTTTTCCAAGGTCAATATCTAGGAGGGAAGTCAGCATTCAAGCCTTAACCATGTCTATCGTATCTTTAACTTCATGGGTTTCTGTTCCAATTGCGCTATCGGCCTCTCTGGAGACCGCCACTCCTCCTCGAAAGCCATCACTATCTGGGATTTCAAACACCAAGTCTTGGAATCAGTTCTTCGGGGATGGCTTTTCCATTCGTGTTCCACCTCTTTTCGACGATATTATGGAGCCGGAG GACTACAAAGCTGGATTGTCATATTATGGTGATAAAGCAAAACCGAAGGCATTTGCGGCTCGTTTTGCATCTCCAGACAG ATCAGAAGTTCTAAGTGTGGTGATCCGGCCATCCAATCAGCTAAAGATCAATTTCTTAGAG GCCAAAGATATTACAGATTTAGGCACTCTCAAGGAGGCAGCAAAGATATTTGTTCCTG GTGGTGCAAATTTGTACACTGCCCGCACGATAAAAGTCAAGGAAGATGAAAGTCTAAG GACTTACTACTTCTATGAGTTTGGTGTTGATGCACAGCATGTTGCTTTAGTGGCTGCTGTTAACAGTGGCAAG GCATACATAGCTGGTGCTGCTGCTCCACAGACAAAATGGGAAGATGATGGCATCAAGCTAAGATCTGCTGCTATATCTTTATCGATTATATAG